One genomic segment of Mycolicibacterium chubuense NBB4 includes these proteins:
- a CDS encoding acetyl-coenzyme A carboxylase carboxyl transferase subunits beta/alpha, which yields MSRIRALELRDAVLDEGSFHSWDAPPLDVPKSAQYRRELDAAAAATGLDEAVLTGEGRVLGRRVALVVCEFDFLAGSIGVAAAERIVAAVHRATAEGLPLLASPSSGGTRMQEGTVAFLQMVKITAAVQLHKRAHLPYLVYLRHPTTGGVFASWGSLGHVTAAEPGALIGFLGPRVYEHLYGEPFPSGVQTAENLQRHGVIDAVVPVDLLRSTLDRTLKVVSDPPGPPPAAPPQEELPDIPAWQSVEVSRRPDRPGVGFLLRHGSTERVLLSGTGQGESATTMLALARFGGQPAVVLGQQRVVGGLIGPVALREARRGMALAAGLQLPLVLVIDTAGPALSTEAEEGGLAGEIARCLADLVTLDTPTVSVLLGQGSGGPALAMVPADRVLAALHGWLAPLPPEGASAIVYRDVDHAPELAAAQGIRSADLLRDGIVDAVVAEHPDAADEPRAFTDRLSATIAAELHGLRSVPGEQRLAARLERYRRIGLP from the coding sequence GTGAGCCGGATCCGCGCCCTCGAGCTACGCGACGCCGTCCTGGACGAGGGGTCTTTTCACAGCTGGGACGCGCCGCCGCTGGACGTCCCGAAGTCGGCGCAGTATCGCCGCGAACTCGACGCCGCCGCAGCCGCGACCGGTCTCGACGAAGCCGTGCTGACCGGTGAGGGGCGGGTGCTCGGCCGGCGGGTGGCGCTGGTGGTGTGCGAATTCGACTTCCTCGCCGGATCGATCGGTGTCGCGGCCGCCGAGCGGATCGTCGCCGCGGTGCACCGGGCGACCGCCGAAGGGCTGCCGCTGCTGGCATCGCCGAGTTCGGGCGGCACCCGCATGCAGGAGGGCACGGTCGCGTTCCTGCAGATGGTCAAGATCACCGCGGCCGTCCAGTTGCACAAGCGTGCGCACCTGCCCTACCTGGTCTACCTGCGTCACCCGACCACCGGCGGGGTCTTCGCGTCGTGGGGGTCCCTGGGCCACGTGACCGCCGCCGAGCCGGGCGCACTCATCGGGTTCCTCGGGCCGCGCGTCTACGAACACCTCTACGGCGAGCCGTTCCCCTCGGGCGTCCAGACCGCGGAGAACCTGCAGCGCCACGGCGTCATCGACGCCGTCGTCCCGGTCGACCTGCTCCGGTCCACGCTGGACCGGACACTGAAGGTGGTCTCCGACCCGCCCGGCCCGCCGCCCGCGGCCCCACCGCAGGAGGAGTTGCCCGACATCCCGGCGTGGCAGTCGGTGGAGGTATCGCGCCGGCCGGACCGCCCCGGCGTCGGCTTCCTGCTGCGGCACGGGTCCACAGAGCGGGTGCTGCTGTCCGGGACCGGGCAGGGCGAGTCGGCGACGACCATGCTGGCGCTGGCGCGGTTCGGCGGGCAGCCTGCGGTGGTGCTCGGTCAGCAGCGCGTCGTCGGTGGCCTGATCGGGCCCGTCGCGCTGCGGGAGGCACGCCGCGGAATGGCGCTGGCGGCCGGCCTGCAGCTGCCGCTGGTGCTCGTCATCGACACCGCGGGGCCTGCGTTGTCGACCGAGGCCGAGGAAGGTGGCCTCGCGGGCGAGATCGCTCGCTGTCTGGCCGATCTCGTCACGCTCGACACGCCGACGGTGTCGGTGCTGCTCGGCCAGGGCAGCGGCGGGCCGGCCCTGGCCATGGTGCCCGCCGACCGGGTACTGGCGGCGCTGCACGGCTGGCTGGCGCCGCTGCCTCCGGAGGGCGCCAGCGCGATCGTCTACCGTGACGTCGACCATGCTCCGGAATTGGCTGCTGCACAGGGCATCCGGTCTGCGGACCTGTTGCGCGACGGCATCGTCGACGCCGTGGTGGCCGAGCACCCCGATGCCGCCGACGAGCCGCGGGCGTTCACCGACCGATTGTCGGCGACGATCGCCGCGGAATTGCACGGGCTGCGGTCCGTTCCCGGCGAGCAGCGGCTCGCCGCGCGATTGGAGCGCTACCGCCGCATCGGCCTGCCCTGA